A DNA window from Flavisolibacter ginsenosidimutans contains the following coding sequences:
- a CDS encoding cytochrome c maturation protein CcmE domain-containing protein, with amino-acid sequence MKKIHIALLLLAVAGIVGMSFFVKDLTTQETFSTAKEKSGKYVVVKTKLDNSVAIEYDAVKNPNLTVFYAVDAKGQRSKVVYTEAKIKDMERSEGLDLNGYMRDGYFECNKIQAKCPSKYKDDPAQAKKNLASGSANQY; translated from the coding sequence ATGAAAAAAATTCACATTGCTTTATTGCTCCTGGCCGTTGCCGGCATTGTAGGCATGTCTTTTTTTGTGAAAGACCTTACGACGCAGGAAACCTTCTCCACCGCCAAAGAAAAATCCGGTAAGTACGTAGTGGTAAAAACGAAGCTCGACAACTCGGTTGCCATTGAGTACGATGCAGTAAAAAACCCAAACCTCACGGTTTTTTATGCCGTTGATGCCAAAGGCCAGCGCAGCAAGGTTGTTTACACCGAAGCCAAAATAAAAGACATGGAGCGCAGCGAAGGCCTTGACCTGAACGGCTACATGCGCGACGGTTATTTTGAGTGCAACAAAATCCAGGCAAAGTGCCCGTCAAAGTATAAAGACGACCCGGCACAGGCCAAAAAGAATCTTGCATCCGGTTCCGCGAATCAATACTAA
- a CDS encoding YggS family pyridoxal phosphate-dependent enzyme, with the protein MFVNPENYFSILKETQAANATLVAVSKTKPVEAIKELYDLGHRDFGENYVQELLNKEAQLPKDIRWHFIGHLQGNKVKYIAPFVRLIHGIDSFKLLKEVNKQGGKNNRVIDVLLQVHIAQEETKFGFSEEELNTSFNHELQELNNICVSGLMGMASFTEDMNKVRNEFKNLKRIFDQHAQLQTPNFKLQTLSMGMSADYKIALEEGSNLIRVGSLLFGKRQNG; encoded by the coding sequence ATGTTTGTTAACCCAGAGAATTATTTTTCTATTTTAAAAGAAACACAAGCCGCCAACGCCACCCTCGTAGCCGTAAGCAAAACCAAACCCGTAGAAGCCATCAAAGAGCTTTATGACCTGGGCCACCGCGATTTTGGCGAGAACTATGTGCAGGAATTGCTGAACAAAGAAGCGCAACTCCCGAAAGACATTCGCTGGCATTTCATTGGGCACTTGCAAGGCAACAAGGTCAAATACATCGCACCGTTTGTGCGCCTCATTCACGGCATTGACAGCTTCAAACTGCTAAAGGAAGTGAACAAGCAAGGAGGAAAAAACAATCGGGTCATTGACGTTCTGCTTCAGGTGCACATTGCGCAGGAAGAAACAAAATTTGGTTTCAGTGAGGAAGAATTAAACACGAGTTTCAATCACGAATTGCAGGAATTAAACAACATTTGTGTTAGCGGCTTAATGGGCATGGCTTCATTTACCGAAGACATGAACAAAGTGCGAAACGAATTCAAAAACTTAAAAAGAATCTTCGACCAACACGCCCAACTCCAAACCCCAAACTTCAAACTCCAAACTCTTTCCATGGGCATGAGCGCCGATTACAAGATTGCGCTCGAAGAAGGCAGCAACCTGATTCGCGTCGGAAGTTTGTTGTTTGGCAAACGGCAAAACGGCTGA
- a CDS encoding acyl-CoA dehydrogenase, translating into MNFQLSEEHLMIQQAARDFAQAECLPGVIERDEKMQFPREQLEKLADLGFLGMMVSTDYGGAGLDTVSYVLAMEEISKVDASVSVCMSVNNSLVCYGLEAYGTEEQKQKYLTPLAQGKKDGALYTGAFLLSEPEAGSDATSQRTTAEDKGDHYLLNGTKNWITNGGTASVYLVIAQTDPSKGHKGISVFIVEKSWPGVVVGGKENKLGIRASDTHTIMFNDVKVPKENRIGEDGFGFKFAMKTLAGGRIGIASQALGIASGAYELSLKYSKERKAFGKPISEHQAIAFKLADMATRIEAAKLLCFKASFDKDQKRDYTLSASMAKVFASETAMWTTVEAVQIHGGYGYVKEYHVERLMRDAKITQIYEGTSEVQRIVIGREIIKQ; encoded by the coding sequence ATGAACTTTCAATTAAGCGAAGAGCACCTGATGATACAACAGGCGGCCCGCGACTTTGCACAGGCCGAATGCTTGCCCGGCGTGATTGAACGCGACGAAAAAATGCAGTTTCCCCGTGAACAACTGGAAAAACTCGCTGACCTCGGATTTTTGGGAATGATGGTAAGCACCGATTACGGCGGCGCGGGCCTGGATACAGTCAGTTATGTTCTTGCGATGGAAGAAATCAGCAAGGTGGATGCAAGCGTGAGTGTTTGCATGAGCGTGAACAACAGCCTTGTTTGTTACGGCCTGGAAGCTTACGGCACCGAAGAACAGAAACAAAAATATTTAACGCCACTGGCACAGGGAAAAAAGGACGGTGCATTGTACACCGGCGCATTTCTATTAAGCGAACCGGAAGCGGGCAGCGATGCTACCTCACAACGAACGACCGCCGAAGACAAAGGCGATCATTATCTTTTGAACGGTACAAAAAACTGGATCACCAACGGCGGCACGGCTTCGGTTTATCTAGTGATTGCACAAACCGATCCGTCGAAAGGACACAAAGGCATTTCGGTTTTTATTGTTGAAAAATCATGGCCGGGCGTTGTCGTTGGCGGAAAAGAAAACAAGTTGGGCATTCGTGCATCGGACACGCACACCATCATGTTCAACGACGTGAAAGTGCCGAAAGAAAACCGTATTGGCGAAGACGGCTTTGGTTTTAAGTTCGCTATGAAAACGCTGGCCGGTGGCCGCATCGGCATTGCTTCGCAGGCTCTTGGCATTGCCTCCGGCGCTTACGAATTATCACTGAAATATTCCAAAGAAAGAAAGGCCTTTGGCAAGCCCATCTCCGAACACCAGGCCATTGCCTTTAAACTCGCCGACATGGCTACCCGCATTGAAGCGGCAAAGTTGCTTTGTTTCAAAGCCTCTTTTGACAAAGACCAGAAACGCGATTATACCTTAAGCGCTTCAATGGCAAAAGTATTTGCATCGGAAACAGCCATGTGGACAACCGTGGAAGCCGTGCAAATTCACGGCGGCTACGGCTACGTAAAAGAATACCACGTTGAGCGGCTGATGCGGGACGCCAAAATCACCCAGATTTACGAAGGCACAAGTGAAGTGCAGCGCATCGTAATTGGCCGGGAGATTATAAAGCAGTGA